In the Sus scrofa isolate TJ Tabasco breed Duroc chromosome 7, Sscrofa11.1, whole genome shotgun sequence genome, one interval contains:
- the SERPINB9 gene encoding serpin B9 produces the protein MDALSEANGTFALRLLKILCQDDPSHNVFYSPVSISSALAMVLLGAKGDTAAQLAQVLSLNTEKDIHQDFQALLAELNKPSTRYLLRTANKLFGEKSREFLSTFKESCLRFYDAELEQLSFASAAEASRKQINAWVSKKTEGKIPEVLPWNSIDEQTRLVLVNAVYFKGRWDQQFDKKYTREMPFRVNQKEQRPVQMMFQEATFRLGRVEEVPAQVLELPYEDRELSMVVLLPDDHVALSEVERQLTFEKLLAWTKPERMQSLDVEVFLPRFKLDASYDLELLLGHLGVVDAFQQGKADFSAMAPERDLSLSTFVHKSVVEVNEEGSEAAAASALVLMECCMESGPRFCADHPFLFFIRHNKAKSILFCGRFSSP, from the exons ATGGACGCTCTCTCTGAAGCAAACGGCACCTTCGCCCTCCGCCTTTTAAAGATACTGTGCCAAGATGACCCGTCACACAACGTGTTTTATTCTCCTGTGAGCATCTCCTCTGCCCTGGCCATGGTCCTCCTGGGGGCAAAAGGAGACACCGCTGCCCAGCTGGCCCAG GTGCTTTCTttaaacacagagaaagacattcaCCAGGATTTCCAGGCACTTCTTGCCGAGCTGAACAAACCCAGCACTCGGTACTTGCTCAGAACGGCCAACAAGCTCTTTGGGGAGAAGTCTCGTGAATTTCTCTCT ACCTTCAAGGAATCCTGTCTTCGGTTCTACGATGCGGAGCTGGAGCAGCTCTCCTTCGCCAGCGCTGCAGAGGCATCCAGAAAGCAGATAAACGCTTGGgtctctaaaaagacagaag GTAAAATTCCAGAGGTGCTGCCATGGAACTCAATTGATGAGCAGACCAGGCTGGTTCTTGTCAATGCCGTCTACTTCAAAGGAAGGTGGGACCAGCAATTTGACAAAAAGTACACGAGGGAGATGCCTTTTAGGGTAAACCAG AAGGAGCAGAGGCCGGTGCAGATGATGTTTCAGGAGGCAACGTTCAGACTCGGGCGCGTGGAGGAGGTGCCGGCCCAGGTCCTGGAGCTGCCCTACGAGGACCGGGAGCTGAGCATGGTCGTCCTGCTCCCCGACGACCACGTGGCTCTGAGCGAG GTGGAGAGACAGCTCACCTTTGAGAAACTCCTGGCCTGGACGAAGCCGGAACGCATGCAGAGCCTCGACGTGGAAGTTTTCCTCCCGAGGTTTAAGCTGGACGCGAGTTACGACCTGGAGTTGCTGCTCGGGCATTTGGGGGTGGTGGACGCCTTCCAGCAGGGCAAGGCCGACTTCTCGGCCATGGCCCCCGAGCGGGACCTGAGCCTGTCCACCTTCGTGCACAAGAGTGTGGTGGAGGTGAACGAGGAAGGctcggaggcggcggcggcctcGGCCCTGGTGCTGATGGAGTGCTGCATGGAGTCCGGGCCCAGGTTCTGCGCCGACCaccccttcctcttcttcatcaGGCACAACAAGGCCAAGAGCATCCTCTTCTGTGGCAGGTTTTCCTCCCCGTGA